A single genomic interval of Psychroserpens sp. NJDZ02 harbors:
- a CDS encoding type IX secretion system membrane protein PorP/SprF: MKNYYIIVLALIGLGFYSNQSYAQQDAQYTQYMYNTLSVNPAYAGSRDVLSFVGLYRTQWVGLDGAPDTFTASLHSPVGDKVGVGLNITQDEIFITSETYIDLSFSYTLDLANDAKLALGLKAGGHFLNIDTNKLNTGAFNQGDSDTEINVDNKFSPQFGLGLYYYTDTFYLGLSAPNILETEHFDENAANNNSFATAKEKVNFYVMAGKIFDLTPDIKFKPSTLFKVVDGAPLQVDLSASVLLKEKLTLGLAYRWDAAMSAMAGFQVSDQIMLGIAYDRETTELQQFNDGSYEVFLRFELFKRNNRMISPRFF, from the coding sequence ATGAAAAATTATTACATAATTGTTTTAGCCTTAATAGGACTAGGGTTTTATTCTAACCAAAGTTATGCGCAACAAGATGCGCAATACACTCAATACATGTATAACACGCTTAGTGTTAATCCTGCGTATGCAGGTTCTAGAGATGTATTAAGTTTTGTAGGCTTGTATAGAACACAATGGGTTGGTTTAGACGGTGCACCAGATACCTTTACAGCGTCATTACACTCGCCTGTAGGGGACAAGGTTGGAGTAGGTCTTAACATTACACAAGATGAAATATTTATTACTAGTGAAACCTATATTGACTTATCTTTTAGTTACACCTTAGACTTGGCAAATGATGCTAAGTTAGCATTAGGACTTAAGGCTGGTGGTCATTTTTTAAATATAGATACCAATAAGTTAAATACAGGGGCTTTCAACCAGGGTGATTCTGATACGGAAATAAATGTGGATAATAAATTTTCGCCACAATTTGGATTAGGGCTTTACTATTATACAGACACGTTTTATTTAGGATTAAGTGCTCCCAACATTTTAGAGACAGAACATTTTGATGAAAACGCAGCAAATAACAACTCTTTCGCAACAGCAAAGGAAAAGGTTAATTTTTATGTTATGGCAGGAAAAATATTTGACTTAACTCCGGATATCAAATTTAAACCATCTACACTATTTAAAGTTGTTGATGGAGCACCATTACAAGTAGATTTATCTGCTAGTGTTTTATTAAAAGAAAAGTTAACATTAGGTCTTGCTTATAGGTGGGATGCCGCAATGAGTGCTATGGCTGGTTTTCAAGTTTCAGATCAGATTATGCTTGGTATTGCGTATGATAGAGAAACGACAGAATTGCAGCAATTTAATGACGGATCTTATGAAGTATTTTTAAGATTTGAATTATTCAAAAGAAATAACCGTATGATTTCTCCAAGATTCTTCTAA
- a CDS encoding OmpA family protein: MRNKITIYITLFFLSINVLLAQEKKEVTEGNKEFDKLAYIEARESYLKAASDGVNSDQLLKNLGDSYYFNADYKNAAKWYGQLFDSSDNIEPEYIYRYALSLKSDEKYFASDVVMEKFHETKGEDYRANLFVNERNYLEEIELQSGRFELINVNFNSKLSDFAPSFYQGALIYASNRDTRGFSKRVHDWNEQPFLDLYKLNNTEVSKPSSSKFSSDINSIYHESTAVFTKDGLTLYFTRNNYTDEDYKQDEEGTNRLKLYRGKRIDKGSTHWDVEELPFNSNQYSVAHPALSPDEKTLYFASDMPGTKGLSDLYKVEVNNGVFGEIKNLGDKINTEGRETFPFISKDNKLYFASDGHVGLGGLDIFVSDLNDNKVGDVFNLGRPVNGPDDDFTFIINNITGIGYFASNRTGGVGDDDIYSFKSIKPLITKCEQSINGIVLDVKDDQPIAKAVVYLLNENNKVIDEKTSRIDGSFNFTLDCSQTYSIRSTKEAYSPAEKVFNTPNRTGVVERTLFMKKQDVLPAPLGTDIAPLLGINIIYFDLDKAYIRQDAEVELRKIIDFLNVYSNVNIDVRSHTDSRNTSAYNLDLSNRRAKSTIDYLVNVGGINSARLTGQGYGETQLRNRCSDGTPCSESEHQLNRRSEFIIVK, encoded by the coding sequence ATGAGAAATAAAATTACAATATATATAACCTTATTTTTTCTGTCAATAAATGTTTTATTGGCGCAAGAGAAAAAAGAAGTCACAGAAGGAAATAAAGAGTTTGATAAATTAGCCTATATAGAGGCAAGAGAGTCTTACTTAAAAGCAGCTAGCGATGGCGTTAATTCCGATCAACTATTAAAAAACTTAGGGGATTCTTATTATTTTAATGCGGATTATAAAAATGCAGCTAAATGGTATGGTCAATTATTTGATTCATCGGATAATATAGAACCAGAATATATCTATCGTTATGCGCTGTCTTTAAAGAGTGATGAAAAATATTTTGCTTCAGATGTCGTAATGGAGAAATTCCATGAAACTAAAGGAGAGGATTACCGTGCTAATTTATTTGTAAATGAAAGAAATTATTTAGAAGAAATAGAACTCCAATCGGGACGTTTTGAACTTATAAACGTAAACTTTAATTCTAAATTATCAGATTTTGCTCCGTCGTTTTATCAAGGCGCTTTGATTTATGCTTCTAATAGAGATACTAGAGGGTTTTCTAAAAGAGTTCATGATTGGAATGAACAACCTTTTTTAGACCTATATAAATTAAATAATACAGAGGTTTCAAAACCTAGTAGTTCTAAGTTTAGTAGTGATATAAATTCTATTTATCATGAGTCTACTGCTGTTTTTACTAAAGATGGTTTAACGCTATATTTTACAAGAAACAATTATACTGATGAAGATTATAAACAGGATGAAGAGGGTACAAATAGACTAAAATTATACAGAGGAAAAAGAATTGATAAAGGGAGTACACATTGGGATGTGGAAGAGTTGCCATTTAATAGCAATCAATATTCTGTAGCACATCCAGCCCTGAGTCCTGACGAAAAAACATTGTATTTTGCTAGTGATATGCCTGGAACAAAAGGATTATCAGATTTATATAAAGTGGAAGTAAACAATGGTGTATTTGGAGAAATTAAAAATCTTGGAGATAAAATTAATACTGAAGGAAGAGAAACGTTTCCATTTATTAGTAAAGATAATAAACTGTATTTTGCATCAGATGGGCATGTCGGTTTAGGAGGATTGGATATTTTTGTTTCAGATTTAAACGATAATAAAGTAGGCGATGTTTTTAATTTAGGAAGACCTGTAAACGGACCAGATGATGATTTTACTTTTATTATTAATAATATAACTGGGATTGGGTATTTTGCTTCAAATAGAACTGGAGGTGTTGGAGATGATGATATTTATAGTTTTAAAAGTATAAAACCATTAATTACCAAGTGCGAACAATCTATCAATGGAATTGTATTAGATGTTAAAGATGACCAACCAATAGCCAAAGCTGTGGTGTATCTGTTGAATGAAAACAATAAAGTTATAGATGAAAAGACGTCTAGAATAGATGGTAGTTTTAATTTTACTTTAGATTGTTCTCAAACCTATTCTATTAGGTCTACTAAAGAAGCGTATAGCCCAGCCGAAAAAGTGTTTAATACACCAAATAGGACAGGTGTTGTAGAGCGTACTTTATTTATGAAAAAACAAGATGTGCTTCCTGCGCCATTAGGAACGGATATTGCACCTTTATTAGGTATAAATATTATTTACTTTGATTTAGATAAAGCTTATATAAGACAAGACGCAGAAGTAGAATTACGTAAAATCATTGATTTCTTAAATGTGTATTCTAATGTTAATATTGATGTGAGATCGCATACGGATAGTCGTAATACAAGTGCGTATAATCTTGATTTATCTAATAGAAGAGCTAAATCTACAATAGACTATTTAGTTAATGTTGGAGGTATTAATAGCGCAAGACTAACAGGTCAAGGGTATGGAGAAACACAACTGCGAAATAGATGTAGTGACGGTACGCCTTGTAGTGAGTCTGAACATCAATTAAACAGAAGAAGTGAATTTATTATAGTAAAATAA
- a CDS encoding M28 family peptidase, whose translation MLKKAIAILIIILAVYASFDALLPNKISDLETPLHQFSTERALIQLAQISKKPHYTGSEAHAKVRHYIVSELEKLGLETQLQEGYTISKWGNLAKPINILARIKGTANTKALMLLTHYDSNPHSAIGASDAGSGVVTILEGVRAFLAEGKQPKNDIIIGITDAEELGLNGADLFVNQHQWAKDIGLVLNFEARGSGGPSYMLIETNGGNANLMKQFVAAHPKFPVANSLAYSIYKMLPNDTDLTVFRRDGDIEGFNFAFIDDHFDYHTKMDNYERLDKNTLEHQGSYIMPLLHHFSQANLNQVKSTEDYIYFNVPFFNTVIYPFSWIYPMLLVASILFIGLIIYGFRHKKLQPKAVGKGFLAFILSLAFSGIITFFGWQFINMLYPKYGELLHGFTYNGHTYIWFFVLLSLGISFLFYSKIYKINNTASLIIAPLTFWLLICTAVALQLEGASFFIIPVYFGVLALYVLIRQQQPNLIGMALLCIPALFILSPFIKMFPVGLGLKMVVVSAIFTVLLFGLCLPVFGFLKHKKRWSYLFFFFGMIAFFIAHLNSAFTPDTPKPNSLVYTLNTDDNTALWATYDTVLDNYTKNFIGEAPTEASALNSNTFGSKYATGFTYASNAPVKAIPRPKIEVSNDTIIGDTRYFDICIMPQRNVQRMELFSDSTNHYKSFKINGIDAYRSEGDSLVFKNRKHNRLFSFFVSKDETLDMQISVPKNQTTQLQLFEASFDLLNNDLFSIPKRSENMIPKPFVLNDAVVIKKTIIIK comes from the coding sequence ATGTTAAAAAAAGCAATTGCTATACTTATAATCATTCTTGCTGTTTACGCCAGTTTTGATGCCTTATTACCAAATAAAATTTCTGATTTAGAAACCCCTTTACATCAGTTTTCTACAGAACGTGCTTTAATTCAATTAGCCCAAATCTCTAAAAAACCACATTATACCGGTAGCGAAGCGCACGCAAAGGTGAGACACTATATTGTTTCAGAATTAGAGAAATTAGGATTGGAGACCCAACTACAAGAAGGGTATACAATAAGTAAATGGGGTAATTTGGCAAAACCAATAAACATACTTGCTAGAATAAAAGGAACTGCAAATACTAAAGCATTAATGCTATTAACGCATTACGATAGCAATCCACATAGTGCTATTGGTGCCAGTGACGCTGGTTCTGGAGTTGTAACAATCCTAGAAGGTGTACGTGCTTTTTTAGCAGAAGGCAAACAACCCAAAAACGATATAATCATTGGTATTACAGATGCTGAGGAATTAGGTTTAAATGGTGCCGATTTGTTTGTTAACCAACACCAATGGGCCAAAGATATTGGTTTAGTTTTAAATTTTGAAGCTAGAGGAAGTGGTGGCCCAAGTTATATGCTTATCGAAACTAATGGTGGAAATGCCAATTTGATGAAACAATTTGTAGCTGCGCATCCTAAATTCCCTGTAGCAAATTCCTTAGCCTACAGCATATACAAGATGCTGCCAAATGATACCGACTTAACGGTTTTTAGACGTGATGGTGATATCGAAGGTTTCAATTTTGCGTTTATCGACGATCATTTTGATTATCATACCAAAATGGATAATTACGAACGGTTGGACAAAAACACTTTAGAACATCAAGGCAGTTACATCATGCCTTTATTGCATCATTTTAGCCAAGCCAATTTAAACCAAGTAAAAAGCACAGAAGACTATATTTACTTTAACGTCCCATTTTTTAATACTGTAATCTATCCTTTTAGCTGGATATATCCCATGTTACTAGTAGCTAGTATCCTTTTTATTGGGCTAATTATTTATGGTTTTAGACATAAAAAACTCCAACCTAAAGCAGTTGGTAAAGGATTTTTAGCTTTTATACTAAGTCTCGCTTTTAGTGGCATCATTACCTTTTTTGGATGGCAATTTATAAATATGCTATATCCTAAATATGGAGAACTACTGCACGGTTTTACTTATAATGGTCACACTTATATTTGGTTTTTTGTATTACTAAGTTTAGGTATTAGCTTTTTATTTTACAGTAAGATTTATAAAATAAATAATACTGCCAGTTTAATAATTGCCCCTTTAACCTTTTGGTTACTAATCTGCACAGCAGTAGCATTACAATTGGAAGGAGCTAGCTTTTTTATAATTCCTGTTTATTTTGGGGTACTAGCACTTTATGTTTTAATTAGACAACAGCAACCCAACTTAATAGGAATGGCATTATTATGCATTCCTGCCTTATTTATCCTATCCCCTTTTATTAAAATGTTTCCTGTTGGCTTAGGTTTAAAAATGGTAGTGGTCAGTGCTATTTTTACGGTGCTCCTTTTTGGATTATGCTTACCTGTTTTTGGATTTTTAAAGCATAAAAAGAGATGGAGTTACTTGTTCTTTTTCTTCGGAATGATTGCCTTTTTTATAGCACATCTTAATTCGGCATTTACACCGGACACTCCAAAACCAAATAGTTTAGTTTATACCCTTAATACGGATGACAATACCGCACTTTGGGCCACTTACGATACCGTGTTGGATAACTATACTAAAAACTTTATCGGAGAAGCGCCTACAGAAGCCTCTGCTTTAAACAGCAATACATTTGGCAGTAAGTATGCCACAGGTTTTACTTATGCTTCTAATGCGCCTGTAAAAGCTATTCCTAGGCCAAAAATTGAAGTCTCTAACGATACAATCATTGGTGACACCCGTTATTTTGATATTTGCATCATGCCACAACGTAATGTACAACGCATGGAGCTATTTTCAGATTCGACAAACCACTATAAATCTTTCAAAATTAATGGTATTGACGCTTATCGATCTGAAGGTGATTCTTTAGTCTTTAAAAACCGAAAGCATAATAGACTGTTTAGCTTTTTTGTGAGTAAAGATGAAACATTAGACATGCAGATTAGCGTTCCTAAAAACCAAACGACTCAATTACAATTATTTGAAGCGTCTTTTGACTTGTTAAATAATGACTTGTTTAGTATCCCAAAAAGAAGTGAGAATATGATTCCAAAACCCTTTGTTTTAAATGATGCGGTCGTGATAAAAAAGACGATTATAATCAAATAA